The genome window GGCTTCCAACATGGGGGGTGTTAGTGAATCATTTAAGAGAGCTAATGTGGGTGAGACTACAACCTCTGTGTTTATCAGCCTTTAACTTGTAAGTCCTGTGGATTCTCATTATAGCATTCTTTATCTTAATGAAATATCTGGGTAACAATTTTTATCTGAGTCAGAATCAGAAATtgattaaattataatatatcgGCACGATGCAAATTGATGCCAACATTCAGATAAGCTTTTCTACTGCCCAGATGCTTCTTTGAACATGAGGCCAAAGAACAAGCCTGATTTGCTTTATGTCAGTTACTTCGGTACAAGGTGTCATTACCACTTTCCCAGTTCCCCGAGCTCCCTGAACACACTTTTGCGAGGTTGTCCTGCCTTCCAGCAGATTCTACACACCTGACTTTTTAGCCTCTGTCTCACCACAAACTGGCTGAGAGACTAGATCTTCATCATGTACACCACATAGGGATAGGGTCATTTTTGTGTTGAGATAGAAGCTGCTAGCTAAGGCTACAATGGCAATCACAttgcaataaataaatgtattgaatCAACATGTTACACATGTAAacatacacaatgttatatggcaaatatattccaattaaaaaaataggtcatttATAGACTTATAAAAAAGCAAGATTCACCCCAGCTCCCTCTTCTCAAGTTACAATGTTAGCTATAAAACTAAGAGGCAAACACAACAAGATAGAAACAAACTTACAGATACaagagaacaagctgatggttgccagaggggaggaaaCAGGACAGGCATAAAAGGGGAAGGGGACTAAGAAACATAAGCTGCCAGTTATAAAGTAattcatggggatgtaatgtCCAGCATAATGAATAGAGTGAATAATATTGTATATGTAGTATGTATAGTGACATATGGTTACTAAGCTTACTGTGCTGATCACTTCATAAGGAACATAAATATCTAATCATTATGCTGTGCACCTgcaactaatgtaatattgtgtggcaactctaatttaaaaattagaaaatatttaaaaagaggctGCCAACCCTTATGGGATATTCAGAAAGCTCTGAATATTGAAAGTTCTATTACCAGTCTTGCAGAAGAACCCAGAGCTCTGGTTTATGGCATACTTTCCCGCTATGTAACTGGAGTCTCTATAAGTGATCATCTGTGAAGTGAAGGTTGTTTTGAGCTTACCTAACTTGATATATGCACAAGCAGTTTGCATCCAGCCAAAGGCTTCTGTGGTTGATGTTGCTCCTCCTACTACTGCCCAGTTCAAACCCAGCCCCACGCACGCTAATTAAAGCACTGGACTTGAGTTCTGAAGCCCTAGCCTTTGGCATTGGCTCTACTGCTAACTTGGGGGCAAGATTGATAACATTTACAGAGTGCTTACCATAAGCCAGATGCaatattaaattcttattttctgttcattatttttatttaatatttgtaacaCCAAGATACtattatttaccttttaaaaataagggaACCAGGCCAGCAACAATTCAGGTAAACGTAAGGTCTCAGCTTGTAAGTGAGTGGCAGAGCCTTGATTCGGACACCAGGGGGCACACTGTACCCATGGTGCTCCCTGGAAGGCATTGTCACAGCTTCCCAAGCCTGGTACCTGAAGGAAGCCACGCCAGTCTGCAAGTGAAAAGCCATGGTTCCACCTCACCACATCCCAGCAAATACAACATCTTGGAATATGTCCTTCCATCAGTCTTTCTCCCACAACCCTTCCTCTAACTTGGACCGTACTAGAGAAATGGAATGCCAAAGCAGGATTGTCATGAGGTCTGGACTTGGGTAAATCTGGAATTCCTTAACCACGTGAATTTAAGCAAGGCACTTCATGTCTCTAAGTGTTGTCAgttctaaaatagaaataatagtagGTGCCTCCTCAGGTGCttatgagaattaaattagataatgaCAATTCAGGGTTTGAGATAGTAACTGGCATctaagaaatgctaattaaataaGCATAATTGTCACTAAGGCAGTAACCTTTAGTCACCTGAAGTTCCATAGGATGAAAATGAGCACCCAATTCTGCATGGCCTCAGACTTTGGCTTAAAAGAGAAACCACAAAAGGGTCTTATCGGACAACAAGTCTTTTTAATAATAGTCAGAGCTTCCAAGAATAGATTAAGGAGTCTTTGAAGGTAATGAATTCTCTGTGACTCAAGCTGTTCCAGTAGATACCACTTGGTGAATGTGCTGTATAAAGACCCCACTCCCAGTTATCCTTAGAGTCTAtgaatttatttcaatatttatccAGAGCCATAGGATGCAGTTGTGTTCTCCCAATGTCTTGACTCTCCCTATTGTTTGGGTTTCTGCAGGTTTATGGaaactttacacacacacacacacacacacacacacacacacacacacacacaccagaagaaCCCATTCAAGATTCAGGTGCTGGTAGACAGGtggcctaattttattttattttattttttttatttttatttattttttttaacaaagacagagagagagtcagagaaaggatagacagggacagacagacaggaacggagacagatgagaagcatcaatcatcagtttttcgttgcaacaccttagttgttcattgattgctttctcatatgtgccttgaccatggggctacagcagaccaagtaaccccttgcttgagccagcaaccttgggttcaatctggtgagcattttgctcaagccagatgagtccatgctcaagctggtgacctcagggtctcaaacctgggtccttctgcattccagtccaatgttttatccactgcaccaccgcctggtcaggtctggTGGCCTAATTTTAGCACAGTCAACATCTGGCCATGAGAGCAGGTAGAAGTGACCAATTTTCCTACTGAAACCTGAGCTCATTCCTCTGTGGTATTTGTGTCAGAGTTCTGATGAACACATTTTCTATTATGTAGATTTCCCAATGTTCCAAAATCCAGTTGTCTTTTTCCAACCTATCAGGCTAACACAgcaattctcaacctgtgggtcacgacccaggcgggggtcgaacgaccaaaacacaggggtcgcctaaagccatcggaaaatacatatttattatacaatacatttttaaataaaatatgtatttccgatggctttaggggacccctgtgttttggtcattggacccccaccggggtcgcgacccacaggttgagaaccgctgggctaACAGATGACCTTGATCACTACACCAGCACTTACTAAGTTTATTCTAAGACTCCAGAGGATTTACATGAGGTCGTTGGTTTGCCAGGTGTTATCAACTGGCAGCAACATTTGCAGATGCAAGGTGAGAGCATGTTTGGGGCCACTCGTGGGAAAGACATGAGACTGGTAATGAAAGGGGAGAGGTGAATTTCTGGTACTAGGGTGGCTTTTGTGTGGCAGGTATACCAGTCAACCAATGACAGGGGAAAAGAAGCTTATGCAAACTTATGCATCTGTGGATGAGGTCAAGgttaaagtttattaaaaaacaaacaaaccacacaaGGTATGCAGCTCAAGCCATATGATGCAAGAAGGAATAAAACTTCTGGTGTAATccaaggccagggccaaggcaagggaaattcctcaaaaattaaaaaaacaccttaTTAATAAGACATTGATGATTTCTCATAAGATTGATGATTGCtcacatatatgtacattttgGGGGGCCACTGATATTTCTTCTATGAATTACTTATTACCATTGCCAGTATTGCTTTAGCTTGTTTatcttttgtgcttttgtttttctatatttatttcgtTTTGCAATATGAGTCACACATCACAAACTTCACCCTTTTACAGTGTACACTTTCGTGGTTATAAGTGTATTCATAAAGTTTGTCTCGTGTGGTCACAACAGTTTCTGATCAGTTAGCTTTGTGGTCAACCAAGTGGTTTCCTTCAATGACTGGAACCAGTACTCTCCCCGCCTTTGCAGAAAGATTCTGCCTTTGTGTGGAGGCGTGTCTTCAATGTGCAGGCGGGCAGCGCGCCTCCACTTTAACCATCACTTTCTGTGTGTGGACGGCCTCAAGGTCAGGCAGAGGTGAGGGCTTAGATCCTTCTCTGTGATTTCCTGGGCATGCACATAATCCTAGGCATGTACATACCCCTATACACATGTAGTCTTCTAGATTTCTTAGATATAATTAGAAGACTCAGATCCTATAAAGAAAAACTCTGAGAAGGCTGCTTGGGGCCGTTCCAAGTCCATTCTGCCCTTTCCAGTAGCTCCTAGGCTGCAGGTTTTCACCGAGATCATAAGGCTGTTGGTTAACATGATTCTGAAAAGCTGGAGAAATGGTGACGGGGAAACAGTGATGGGGATAGGACAAGTTACAGCCCCATAAAGCTAATCATTCTTACCAAGAGCCAGCCATTTTCTGGAATTAAATACTCCTTGATTTGATGCATACTTTGGGTTAATTTTGGAACATGACAAAGTTCtctgaaggaatttttttttacccacttCTTTGCACTCTACTTCTCCTTaactccccctccctttttcccctGGGCCTTTTTCTTGGtggaaaatgattatttttttttacctttagaagattataatataaaatggaaataaatgaactTATTTAACTCTACCATTAAAGAAAATGTCCACATCAGAGCCCTTCTCAACTGCTTAACCCAATTCAAGGTTTCCATGGTTCTCTACTACACATTGTTGCCTTTGCATCATTCAGGAGCAAAACAACTCTTCCCTTAAGGTCAATGACCTTCTTATGCTAGCAGCtgtgcaaaaaacaaacaaacaaacaaacaaacaaacaaaaaacaacccctaACCTCCCTCCCCAACTATTTGAAAGAATATAGACTTAGACGAATGGGAGTCCCCCAGAAAGGTATGAGTAAAATGATGGAGGAGTTCACAGGAGAGAGAAGTCATTTTCAAATTGGACATTTTAGGGAAGGCTCTATGATAGGAGACGCTTTGGAGAATGGTTTTGaataatgtgttatttttaagctctggcagtgaaaagagcatggGAAAAGAGAGTAGAGGGTAGGAGATGGGAGCAGGTCCTGGAGCAGGAAGGGTGGGGAACTGGAGAGGAGAAGGGACTCCATCTGACATAGAGACGATAATATCATTTTGAGACCTGCTGAGATTCCCTAGAGACCATGAAACTGTAAGAAGGGGTTAAGGGTTTCTGCTGGACGTTTTCTTTAAAGAATAAGGTTATGAACTTTTACAGGTTACAGAGCACCCTGACCGAAAGCATGCCGATTGCTTGTGAACATGTCTGCAAGATAGGCTGGTCAGGTGTTTTGTGACTTGACTGAGTGAGTCACAACCACTTCAAGGTAAAACAAAAGGATCTTACAAACCCCATCTTCTTTCTAATACAGCTGCTTAGATCATGCTGCCTCCTGTTTCTCTAACAGGAGCCTCCTCCTACCTCTGCAAGTCAAGAGTCTATCTTACACGGATCTGTAGCTACTTTCACTTTATCCTTTACACACCTCGAATTTTCTCAGAATGAGTTGACTTATGTGATGGCACTGGTGATCTCCATCTCTTTCCTTAGACGCTTTACTTATGAGGTGTGCACAGTTAGGAATCATCTGTTCTGTTCACCCTCATAGCTGCACCAGCACAGTGCCTAACACTGTGCTCTGCAAAGGTTTGCGGTATGCGTGGGTTCTGCCATCCAATCTTCTCACTCAACATTCatactctttctgtctccctttttaAATTGCACTGACACTGCTTTGTAACATCctatgagtttcaggtgtacggTGTTATAATTTGGCACCTGTATACATGACAGCGCTCTCACCACCAAAGGTTTGGTTTCCATCTGTCAGTATACAGCTGACTCCATTTACCATTTTGCCTCCCTCATCCCCAACCCTTTCTGTCTGGTAATCAATAACCTATAGTCTGCATCTATtaggtttgttttgttcatttttaaaaaatatctcactcatgagtgaaatcatacagtatttggcTTTCTCCATCTGACTGAGTTCACTTGCTTCCTGCCCTCATATTATTTAGGTTGTGCATTGTATTTCTCATGATTTAATATAAAGCTTAAGAAATGACCTGGGAAAGGATGACCTGTTGAAAAGACAGGCCACTGtccagagaaaaaaacaaaaaacaaaaaaagccagaGAGTAAAATCAGAGTGCTACACAAAATGTTACCACCTCCTggccaattggccagggtcaaTGAGCCAGACTTCCAGGAAGAGCAAGATAGGACAACACGTGACTGATCATGAAGTGCGCTGAAGGTCCTGCGGTGAGGGGCATGGGCCTCTGGACAACGTCCTCCCGAGGAAACGAAGGGACTCTGTGAGGGCTGAGCGTAAGGACAGAGGCCGTCCTGTGCGTCACCCAGCACTGTCTTTCCCCAGTGCTCAGAAACCGGGTCATTTCCACTGATtccaattgattgtttctctttattCACCATATGTTCCTCTTGCCACATAATCGTCCcatccaacaccattttttattcAAGACTGCCTCACAGAGGCTCATATTTCCACTGGTTCCAGTCAGCAGGCATAGGGACAAATGACAGTTTGAAGCACACTTTGCGCATGGCGTGGTTGGCTCTATCCACATGAGAATACATGGGGAAGTTAAATTTCTCCAGAGCCTGGACCTGGGCCCTGATGACTTGAAAAACAAGACCGTGTCTTCGGTACTCAGGCATGGTGCCCGCCATTCGCAGCTCTCCTGTCTGGTCCATCAGGTCCCAGGACACAGGAGTCCCCTCGGGTCCCAGCACACAGAAGGTGGGGAAGTTCTGGATACAGCGCTTGATGAATCTCTGGCTCTTCTCATTGCCGCCAAAACTCCAGAATTTATCCACCAGGGCAGCATGGGTGACATCCAGGGATGAGAGTTTGAACATTTCTTGGTTGCTAttgagaatgaagaaaaataacagccCATAATAGCATACATATGGGGAAGTATTATATTTGTTTCCCTCCAGATAATCCCAGGAGGCAAATTGTAGCCAGGCTGCTTGTGTTCATCAACTGACTACTTGTGTGATTTGGAGCTGATGacttcatctctccctttcttttgtcATCTAATAAATATGAATGAGAAGCACACCTGCCTCCTAGAATCATTATGAGGCTTACAGGAGCCCATGGATATCAGTGCTGGAACCAGTACCGAGGAGAGAACAAGCACCCCAGAGAAATAAGCTGCAATTGCTTCACTTGGCCTTGAACATAACCTCCAAGCTGGATAGGGCAAGTGTTCTTATCTTCCTTTTACCCAGAAGGGAAAGGTTTCAGAGCAAATAAACAAGTGCTCCAAACCAGAGGCGAGCAATCCGTAAAGTCAGAGCTGAGAACCATGGACTCTTAGAATACTGGCGGCGAAGGGCCCCTGGCCACTGTGGGGATGCTCAAGTCCATAGGGGGCAGTGATGTGGACTGCAGGTGGCCCCTGAGGTACAGAACATGATGTCTGAAGGTTTCTGCTGTGTTGTAAGGGGGCTCTGTGGGGTATCCTGAAAAGAGCCCACAGTGTAGAACTAGAAGATAGAGACTCAAGCCCCAGTTTTGCCTTGACCTTCCTTCCACGTGACCTGAACGGGCTATAGCATCATCTGAGCCTGTTTTCTGGTAGGAAAAGGGGGATAATATCTCCTACCTTGTCTATCTCATGGGATGGGCAAGAGAATCAAATGAGATTAAAGATATGGAAGAGCTTTTCTGGCATAATGTGTGATACAGTGTGACTAAAGCTTTTCCATGCATGGTAACCCAAAGAGGGTCACAGGGACGGGGAGTCTCCAGATCAAATCTCCACCATCAGTTTTTAACTCTCTTCAGTGTTCAACTAGACCTCAATGGGAGAAAAGGTAAAACTTGTTAAAAATCCTCTCTTTTGGAAATCTTCTGTTCTGTGAATTCACTAAACAGGAATTTATTCAGCATCTACTCTGTACTAGGTGCTGTTCTAATTGTGAGTCTCTATCATTGAACAAGACAGAGAAGGTATCTGCTCTGGGTTGGGGGGGGTTGCATTGTTGCATTAAGAGAGTTCAAACATCAAATAAGTATGTAAGTTGACTAAGTTAGCTAATTCCAAATGATCACAAATTGctataaagaatataaaactgGATCATATGTGCAAAATAACTAGGAAGTGACCTTAGGTGAGTGGTTTAGCTAACACTCTTTGGTAGTGTGCCATTTGAGAAGTCCTGAATAACAAAAGAAGTCATGTGTGTAGAGTGGGCAAGGTGGAGGGGAGGCTGCGATGAGCCATGATGATTAACATCAGGAAGACCAGCGTTGTTGGGGAAGTAAGCAAAAGAGATAAGgtctaaaatgtcaataaatgctGGCTCTTCTAAGGCTGTGAAGGAGTTTGGAATTATTTCAAGGTGAGATGGGAAGTAACAGAGTCTTttaagaagggagagatatgTTCTAATTTATAGTTTTTACAAGAAGTTTACTCTGGCTACTTTTCAgaaaaattggtaaaaaaaaaaaaaagagtccaagCAAGAGCTGGAAGAGAAGTTGGGAGGCATAGTGTGCTGAATGGCATGTCTACTTAAAAGATATTTCCAGCTGGAAACTAAAAATGTGACCTTCTTTtgaaaagggtctttgcagatgtaaagAAATTAAGGATCTCAACCTGAAATCATCTTGGACCTTAAGTCCAATGGCAATCCTTATAACAGGCAGAAGAGAAGACACATGCACagaggagaaggccatgtgagtGTAAAATCAGAGACTcgagtgatgcagccacaagccaaggaatgcttagagctaccagaagctggaagaggcaaagaaGGATTCTCTCCTACAGGCTTTAAAGGGAACACTGGCTTGCCAACACCCTCccttcagacttccagcctctatTTATTCTCTGTGAGAGAATAGCTTTCTGTGGTTTTCAGCCACCTCAGTTTGAGGTGATTTTTTTTGCAGCAGTCAGAAAACCAATACACGAACTCCTGCAGCAGTGACAGAGCTGAGCAAAGCAGAGTGGCTTCTGTCAAACTTACAGAATTGTTGTGGAATTGTATGCAGCACCATCAGGTGATAACTTCTGGGCATCCAGCAGGGAAGGAACCAATTTCTTTGCTGTTCCAGAGAGCATAAAGAGGATGCATTGTTTTAGCTTGACCTGGCCGGATTTAATAGCTGCAagattttttatcacttcatccAGGCTAGACTGTGAACCTAAACGAAGGAAGTGAGAAATAACCTGAGatattactgtttctttttaatgtcagGGAAACAGCCTAAGAGATGAAAAATTTGTGGGTTTAGAGTCCTCAAAACTCGTGCTTGATTATGACATGGGCTCTGTAAGATAATGCTTAAATcactttcagattttttaaatttaaaattgggATACCActgtataatgaacaaaataaactaacaagcaaaatagagacagactcataaatagagagcaggctgacaactgttgggtgggggtgggagatgggTATAAGAAGGtggaggaaatgagaaaaaaggaaaagaaaaaaactaaaaaaaaaattgggataaCACTATAATTCCTGAACATGTCACTGTACACTTATGGCTATCAAAAGAGATgaggtataggccctggccggttggctgagtggtagagcgtcggcctggagtgcagaagtcccgggtttgattcccggctagggcacacaggagaagcgcccatctgcttctccacccctccccctctccttcctctctgtctctctcttcccctcccgcagccgaggctccattggagcaaagatggcctgggtactggagatggctccttggcctctgccccaggtgctagagtggctctggtcgcaacagagcgatgacccggaggggcagagcatcgccccctggtgggcagagcgtcgccccctcgtgggcatgccgggtggatcccggttgggcgcatgtgggagtctgtctgactgtctctccccatttccagcttcagaaaaatacaaaaaaaaaaaaaaaaaaagagatgaggtaTAAATGTGATGACCAAAATTTATCCAACAATTTCTATACATTCTATGCAGTAGATTGGTGCTACAATAACCTCGAGaggttcttttattttcctcactATCCTGATTTTTCCTCCTGGCTTACAACTCTGGGCTTAACCGTGCAACTTGCTCTAGCCAGTGGAACAGTAGTAAATGTAATCTAATAGGAAGCCTGAAAAGGGACGGTGCCCTAAatcttgccctctctctctttttctttaatttaaattttatttttcttggcttCTCTTCCTGCTTTTGAAAATGACATCTCTACATGGCCCACTCCACTTCCACCAGCACAGTCAACAGCTAGCACAGACAAACCCAGCATCAGCAGCCAGGCCCGGGGCTGTGGCTAACTCTCCTACTGGCTCACAGATAACCCCTGCTGATTGCGGCCACATGGGCGAGCCCAGGAGCGACTAGCTGAAGAATCACCCAGCTGAGTCCTGTCTAAATTGCTTCCCCAAGAAATTCTGAGCTAATAAATTATTGCTGTTAGAAGTCATTGTTTTGTAATGGTTTGAAAACCAACTGGTAACACCAGACACAGCTAATGCTAAGCATCTCTCAGGCAAGACCTCATATTATCTTCAAATGGCTCTATGTTTTGAGTACCACCATCATCCTCATTTTTACCCATAAGGAAACTGATCCACGGAGAGGATGCTACTTGCCCTAGATCACATAACTAACAACAGGCCCAACGAGATCACAATCACAAGATCACATTCTTAGGTAGCTTGGTTCCAGGGAACATATTTTTAACCACCAGATTTCTCCTTTGTAAATATGacagaatgataaaataaaaacaagagggGGGAATTCTGCTCCTTATATGGTTGCCCCTTCACAGACCTTGGAAAAATAAATCatgagtcattattattattattattattattattattttgttacagagacagagagagatagagagagggatagacagacaggaagagagagagatgagaagcatcagttctttgttgtggcagcagggggttacagcagaccaagtgactccttgttcaagccagtggccttggggctcaagctggtgagccttgcttaaaccagatgagcttgcactgaAGCACGTGagctctgggtttcgaacctgggtcctctgcgtcctagtttgatgctctatccagtacGCCACCTCCTGGTTAGGTTAAGTCTTTAGCTCTTAAGACATTGTATTACTCATGACTTCTTTTAGAAACCCCATATATTGCCATTTTCAGATTCTAATTCACCGTGAAGGTGGCGGCAGCTGAGAGCAAGAATGGCCAGCAGGTGGAGTGTGTGGGGCTTTACGTAAAGACATATGGAATGATGTAAGGGTGTCATTCAAAGTGAAAAGCGACCCTATAGGAGTAGACATGGAAGATCCCAACAACTGACACACATCCCAGTCCCCTTACTTTGGATCTGCAAGTGCTGTTTCCAGTTGATGACTTCTGGTGAGCCAAGGAATTCCTGACAGTTCTTGGGGTCCTTGGAGTAGATTTGGTAAGTATTGGTGTAATGATCAAGGTCATCTGTCATCTCCTGTTTGGTTTGGGAAAAATAGAATCAACCAAAATGTTTGTATTTCCTGATTGCAATAACTGTTTTCCATATCCCATTATATAatagtatgatttttaaaaaaatactaaagtattaggtttttttttcctgcttaatGAATTGCCTTTATTAGGAATTATTTATATTACAAGATCAAGTCAAAACTTCCTTactcaattaataataaaaaattaccagaacaaaactttttttatgtgccttgaccaggcaagcccagggtttcaaactggtaacctcagcattccaggttgatgctttatccactgcaccaccactggtcaggctcaaggctGGTGTTTTTAAAAGgtaggaaataattttttcctttaggtTAAGAGTTAAAAATGAACTAGGGTCTGTTTTACTACAATAAAGATGTCTAGCCTTGGAGATGTTCTTTTAACATCTTCAACAAAAGGTATGACTTTTGTCTGTGCCATCAACATACCCTTAAATTAGCATAACCTTCAATTAAGTGCCTCTGTTCCCATAAACCAGatgcaaaaaaataacaaagtgtgGTCTACAGCATCACCAGGATGCAGTCTGGTGTCCGCTCttgaaaacaaactaaaacaatgaATGAGTATGAAGATGTGTCATGTACAGTTTCATCAGCTGtgttatacctttaaaaaaaattttagctttcaattacagttgacactcagtattattttatattagtttcagctgtataGCATAGCGGTTAGACAATCATTATCTCATTCATTCTCCTGTTGCTGCACA of Saccopteryx bilineata isolate mSacBil1 chromosome 1, mSacBil1_pri_phased_curated, whole genome shotgun sequence contains these proteins:
- the LOC136318749 gene encoding glycine N-acyltransferase-like isoform X1 gives rise to the protein MTLITTPTLTKSTPRTLRTVRNCLVHQKSSTGNSICRSKAKIPAQMLHLQGSQMLQMLEKSLRKGLPESLKVYGTVFHMNQGNPFKLKALVDKWPDFNTVVVRPQEKEMTDDLDHYTNTYQIYSKDPKNCQEFLGSPEVINWKQHLQIQSSQSSLDEVIKNLAAIKSGQVKLKQCILFMLSGTAKKLVPSLLDAQKLSPDGAAYNSTTILNQEMFKLSSLDVTHAALVDKFWSFGGNEKSQRFIKRCIQNFPTFCVLGPEGTPVSWDLMDQTGELRMAGTMPEYRRHGLVFQVIRAQVQALEKFNFPMYSHVDRANHAMRKVCFKLSFVPMPADWNQWKYEPL
- the LOC136318749 gene encoding glycine N-acyltransferase-like isoform X2; translated protein: MTLITTPTLTKSTPRTLRTVRNCLVHQKSSTGNSICRSKAKIPAQMLHLQGSQMLQMLEKSLRKGLPESLKVYGTVFHMNQGNPFKLKALVDKWPDFNTVVVRPQEKEMTDDLDHYTNTYQIYSKDPKNCQEFLGSPEVINWKQHLQIQTKKLVPSLLDAQKLSPDGAAYNSTTILNQEMFKLSSLDVTHAALVDKFWSFGGNEKSQRFIKRCIQNFPTFCVLGPEGTPVSWDLMDQTGELRMAGTMPEYRRHGLVFQVIRAQVQALEKFNFPMYSHVDRANHAMRKVCFKLSFVPMPADWNQWKYEPL
- the LOC136318749 gene encoding glycine N-acyltransferase-like isoform X3 — encoded protein: MLHLQGSQMLQMLEKSLRKGLPESLKVYGTVFHMNQGNPFKLKALVDKWPDFNTVVVRPQEKEMTDDLDHYTNTYQIYSKDPKNCQEFLGSPEVINWKQHLQIQSSQSSLDEVIKNLAAIKSGQVKLKQCILFMLSGTAKKLVPSLLDAQKLSPDGAAYNSTTILNQEMFKLSSLDVTHAALVDKFWSFGGNEKSQRFIKRCIQNFPTFCVLGPEGTPVSWDLMDQTGELRMAGTMPEYRRHGLVFQVIRAQVQALEKFNFPMYSHVDRANHAMRKVCFKLSFVPMPADWNQWKYEPL